The following are encoded together in the Tatumella ptyseos genome:
- the rpoH gene encoding RNA polymerase sigma factor RpoH, with translation MTNEMQALAIAPLGNLDAYVRAANGCPMLSAEEEKALAERLHYQSDLDAAKKLILSHLRFVVHIARNYSGYGLPQADLIQEGNIGLMKAVRRFNPEVGVRLVSFAVHWIKAEIHEYVLRNWRIVKVATTKAQRKLFFNLRKTKQRLGWFNQDEVEMVARELGVSSKDVREMESRMAAQDMTFDLTSDDDNAEGKSQAPVLYLQDKTSDFADGIEEDNWDSHAADKLSDAMMTLDERSQNIIRARWLDDDNKITLQELADQYGVSAERVRQLEKNAMKKLRVAIEA, from the coding sequence ATGACCAACGAAATGCAAGCTTTAGCTATTGCTCCTTTAGGTAATCTCGATGCTTACGTCCGAGCTGCCAACGGCTGTCCGATGCTGTCGGCCGAAGAGGAAAAAGCATTAGCAGAACGGCTGCATTACCAGTCTGATCTGGATGCAGCGAAAAAGCTGATCCTGTCACATCTGCGGTTTGTGGTTCACATTGCTCGTAACTATTCTGGTTACGGTCTGCCTCAAGCTGACCTTATCCAAGAAGGTAATATCGGTCTAATGAAGGCAGTACGTCGCTTCAATCCAGAAGTTGGCGTAAGGTTGGTGTCCTTCGCCGTGCACTGGATTAAAGCGGAAATCCACGAGTACGTGTTACGTAACTGGCGTATTGTTAAAGTGGCGACCACCAAAGCACAACGTAAGTTATTCTTTAATCTGCGTAAAACCAAACAACGTCTCGGTTGGTTTAACCAAGATGAAGTTGAAATGGTCGCACGTGAGTTAGGGGTAAGCAGTAAAGATGTGCGTGAGATGGAATCTCGGATGGCGGCCCAAGATATGACCTTCGACCTCACTTCTGACGATGATAATGCAGAAGGTAAGTCGCAAGCGCCAGTGTTATATCTTCAAGATAAAACCTCAGACTTTGCCGATGGTATTGAGGAAGATAACTGGGATTCGCACGCAGCAGATAAGCTCAGTGATGCGATGATGACGCTTGATGAGCGGAGTCAAAACATCATCCGTGCTCGCTGGTTGGACGACGACAATAAGATCACCCTACAAGAGTTAGCTGATCAGTACGGGGTGTCGGCAGAGCGTGTTCGCCAACTTGAAAAAAATGCCATGAAAAAGCTACGTGTTGCTATCGAAGCGTAG
- a CDS encoding DUF1145 family protein: protein MLINVGRVVMVFIWGVLLLNLVHPATKPLKYFIDVALIFMVVMHGLQVVLLKATQTGAGPKMTRKEEIKLFIFGVFELLSWQKKHFPKK, encoded by the coding sequence ATGTTGATAAATGTTGGCCGAGTAGTGATGGTATTTATCTGGGGAGTGCTATTACTCAACCTCGTACATCCTGCCACCAAACCTTTGAAATATTTTATAGATGTCGCATTGATATTTATGGTTGTCATGCACGGACTACAAGTCGTTTTATTAAAAGCGACCCAAACAGGTGCAGGCCCTAAGATGACAAGAAAAGAAGAGATAAAATTATTTATATTTGGGGTTTTCGAATTACTTTCATGGCAAAAAAAACATTTCCCTAAGAAATAA
- a CDS encoding DcrB family lipoprotein translates to MRHITHYMGIFLVVLGLAACDQKKDDSQAQHQDQSASQSQHQNISLLDGKLTFSLPQGMSDQTGKLGTESNNMHVYANNNGQQAVIVIVGDETALTLPQLSQKLQDQQRNRDPQLQVVADKSITLGKTPGQQLDSVVSTNNHSNWSTVVLAKLNNQLVTLQISLPADNQSQSQSIASEIVRSIVIH, encoded by the coding sequence ATGCGACATATTACACACTACATGGGTATCTTTTTAGTCGTACTCGGTCTTGCTGCCTGCGATCAAAAGAAAGACGATTCACAAGCTCAACACCAAGACCAAAGTGCCTCACAAAGTCAGCATCAGAATATCTCGTTACTCGACGGCAAACTGACCTTTAGCCTGCCACAAGGAATGAGTGATCAAACCGGTAAACTCGGTACCGAGTCTAACAACATGCATGTCTATGCGAATAATAATGGTCAACAAGCTGTCATCGTAATTGTTGGCGATGAGACTGCACTAACTCTGCCGCAACTTTCTCAGAAACTTCAAGATCAACAGCGAAATCGTGATCCTCAACTTCAAGTCGTTGCGGATAAGTCCATTACATTGGGCAAAACCCCTGGTCAACAATTAGACAGCGTGGTGTCTACCAATAACCATAGTAATTGGTCAACTGTCGTTCTCGCCAAGCTTAACAATCAGCTCGTGACGTTACAGATTTCTCTGCCTGCGGATAATCAATCTCAATCACAAAGTATTGCCTCTGAAATCGTACGGTCCATCGTTATTCATTAA
- the ugpE gene encoding sn-glycerol-3-phosphate ABC transporter permease UgpE, translating into MIEQHRKLTIFSHLVLWLSGAVILFPLYIVVVTATLSDQQAAQMPLPLLPGGHFIENIHQLLVQGVGGQNLPLYHLLFNSLLMALGITAGKIVISTLSAFALVWFRFPFRNLCFWLIFITLMLPVEVRIFPTVSIVTQLGMDNSFSGLILPMLASATATFLLRQYFLSLPYELMEAARIDGASPWQFFIHIVLPLSKTPLAALFVIIFIFGWNQYLWPLVITSDNHVTTAVAAIRGMISSGDGVSHWNQVMTAVLLTLLPPLLVVLVMQKAFVQGLVESEK; encoded by the coding sequence ATGATTGAACAGCATCGAAAACTAACGATTTTCAGCCATCTTGTTCTCTGGCTGTCGGGGGCGGTTATCCTTTTTCCTCTTTACATTGTGGTGGTTACCGCCACACTCAGTGATCAGCAAGCGGCACAAATGCCGCTCCCTCTACTTCCTGGCGGACACTTTATCGAGAATATCCATCAATTACTGGTACAAGGTGTCGGTGGCCAAAATCTGCCGCTTTACCATCTCCTGTTCAATAGCTTACTAATGGCTTTAGGGATTACCGCAGGCAAGATAGTCATCTCCACGCTTTCGGCTTTTGCACTGGTTTGGTTTAGGTTTCCTTTCCGCAACCTCTGCTTTTGGCTGATTTTTATTACGCTAATGTTGCCGGTGGAAGTTCGTATCTTCCCAACAGTGAGTATTGTGACGCAGTTAGGAATGGATAATAGCTTCTCTGGGCTAATTTTACCGATGTTGGCTTCGGCCACGGCAACCTTTCTGTTACGGCAGTATTTTCTTTCCCTACCTTATGAATTGATGGAAGCGGCACGAATTGATGGCGCGAGTCCATGGCAATTTTTTATCCATATTGTATTGCCACTTTCGAAGACGCCTTTAGCCGCCTTGTTCGTGATTATTTTTATTTTTGGTTGGAATCAGTACTTATGGCCACTGGTGATCACAAGTGATAACCATGTGACGACTGCTGTCGCCGCTATTCGCGGCATGATCAGCAGTGGTGATGGGGTATCTCACTGGAATCAGGTGATGACAGCCGTTTTATTGACGTTACTCCCCCCTTTGCTGGTGGTACTGGTCATGCAAAAAGCCTTTGTTCAAGGATTAGTTGAGAGCGAGAAATAA
- the ftsY gene encoding signal recognition particle-docking protein FtsY — protein sequence MAKEKKRGFFSWLGFGKDEEKLPAKDETQAVEPENSSVTSESDQSEAHHHDTVPTALEQEYADQHAESATSETFTQHLDAQPVVDNLVGEESPLPKEPEPEPEPEPEPEPEPEPEPEPEPEPEPEPEPEPEPEPEPEPEPEPKLSANVTETLQDIEEIDNSDVLDTATAVPQNSLEDVTDLAPIMPPKEQERPSKEGFFARLKRSLVKTRQNLGSGFVGLFRGKKIDDELFEELEEQLLIADVGMDTTQKIINSLTAQANRKQLKDAEALYGILKEEMAAILHKVEQPLSVEGKNPFVILMVGVNGVGKTTTIGKLAKQYQSEGKSVMLAAGDTFRAAAVEQLQVWGERNNIPVIAQHTGADSASVIFDAIQAAKSRGVDILIADTAGRLQNKSHLMEELKKITRVMGRLDEDAPHEVMLTLDASTGQNAISQAKLFNEAVGLTGISLTKLDGTAKGGVIFSIADQFGIPIRYIGVGEGIDDLRPFQAEDFIEALFAREE from the coding sequence ATGGCAAAAGAAAAAAAACGTGGCTTTTTTTCCTGGTTAGGTTTCGGCAAAGATGAAGAAAAACTGCCCGCTAAGGACGAAACTCAGGCAGTAGAGCCTGAAAATAGCAGCGTAACGAGCGAAAGTGATCAAAGCGAAGCTCATCATCACGATACCGTGCCGACAGCACTGGAACAAGAGTATGCCGATCAGCATGCAGAATCGGCGACATCTGAAACCTTTACTCAACATCTCGATGCACAACCAGTAGTTGACAACTTAGTGGGGGAGGAGTCGCCTCTTCCTAAAGAGCCAGAGCCAGAGCCAGAGCCAGAGCCAGAGCCAGAGCCAGAGCCAGAGCCAGAGCCAGAGCCAGAGCCAGAGCCAGAGCCAGAGCCAGAGCCAGAGCCAGAGCCAGAGCCAGAGCCAGAGCCAGAGCCAGAGCCAAAACTTTCTGCTAACGTGACGGAAACTCTTCAAGATATTGAAGAGATTGATAATAGTGACGTGTTAGATACCGCCACAGCTGTGCCTCAGAATAGTCTGGAAGATGTCACTGATTTAGCACCGATTATGCCGCCTAAAGAGCAAGAACGGCCGTCTAAAGAGGGTTTTTTCGCACGGCTTAAGCGTAGCCTGGTGAAAACTAGACAGAATTTAGGGAGCGGCTTTGTAGGCCTATTCCGTGGTAAAAAAATTGATGACGAGCTATTCGAAGAGCTTGAAGAACAATTACTTATCGCTGATGTAGGGATGGACACGACTCAAAAAATTATTAACTCTCTTACCGCACAAGCGAACCGTAAGCAGCTCAAAGATGCTGAAGCACTATATGGCATTCTTAAAGAAGAAATGGCGGCAATCCTTCACAAAGTTGAACAACCATTGTCTGTTGAAGGGAAAAATCCATTTGTTATTCTAATGGTTGGTGTAAATGGTGTCGGTAAAACCACAACTATCGGTAAACTGGCCAAACAGTATCAATCCGAAGGTAAATCAGTCATGTTAGCGGCGGGAGACACTTTCCGCGCTGCGGCGGTTGAGCAGCTACAAGTATGGGGCGAGCGCAACAATATCCCAGTCATCGCTCAACATACCGGCGCTGACTCTGCTTCGGTAATTTTTGACGCTATTCAGGCGGCAAAATCTCGAGGCGTAGATATACTGATTGCTGACACTGCTGGACGTTTACAGAATAAATCGCACCTAATGGAAGAGCTTAAGAAAATTACTCGTGTGATGGGCCGTTTAGATGAAGATGCGCCGCATGAGGTAATGCTGACGCTTGATGCCAGTACCGGACAGAATGCCATTAGCCAAGCTAAATTATTTAATGAGGCAGTAGGGTTAACGGGAATTAGTCTAACGAAGCTGGATGGTACGGCGAAAGGTGGCGTGATTTTTAGTATTGCTGACCAATTTGGTATTCCAATTCGCTACATTGGTGTAGGCGAAGGGATTGATGACTTACGGCCATTCCAGGCTGAAGATTTTATAGAGGCGCTATTCGCCCGAGAGGAATAA
- the tusA gene encoding sulfurtransferase TusA yields the protein MNNQPENYDQLLDTCGLRCPEPVMLVRKMVRSMQNGQVVKIIADDPATKRDIPGFCEFMEHTLLAAQSTEMPYVFFVKKGG from the coding sequence ATGAATAACCAGCCAGAAAATTATGACCAATTATTGGACACTTGTGGTTTACGATGCCCAGAGCCGGTTATGCTGGTAAGAAAAATGGTTCGCAGTATGCAAAATGGGCAAGTGGTGAAAATAATTGCTGACGATCCCGCTACAAAGCGCGATATTCCTGGTTTTTGCGAATTTATGGAACATACTTTATTGGCCGCGCAATCCACTGAGATGCCTTACGTTTTTTTTGTTAAAAAGGGCGGGTAA
- the rsmD gene encoding 16S rRNA (guanine(966)-N(2))-methyltransferase, which yields MSKSAGKIGQIRIIGGQWRGRKLSVLDSEGLRPTTDRVRETLFNWLAPWLPQANCLDCYAGSGALGIEAASRYAAQVTMIEKEAHVARQLQKNIDVLNASQLTLHRADTLQFLTQMKPEKPFNIIFIDPPFRRGLLEHTIELLESHQWLAEDAVIYTENEVEQGVPVVPTNWVLHREKVAGQVCYRLYHRQ from the coding sequence ATGAGCAAATCGGCAGGAAAAATCGGTCAGATACGGATCATTGGGGGTCAGTGGCGCGGCCGTAAATTATCAGTGCTTGATAGCGAAGGGCTAAGACCGACTACCGATCGTGTACGCGAGACCCTATTCAATTGGTTAGCACCTTGGTTGCCCCAAGCAAACTGCTTAGATTGCTATGCAGGCAGCGGAGCATTAGGTATTGAAGCCGCCTCTCGCTACGCGGCGCAAGTCACTATGATAGAGAAAGAGGCGCATGTCGCTCGGCAACTTCAAAAAAATATCGACGTATTAAATGCCTCCCAGCTGACCCTACACCGTGCGGATACTTTACAATTTCTCACTCAAATGAAGCCGGAAAAGCCATTTAATATTATCTTTATCGACCCGCCCTTTCGCCGTGGACTTTTGGAACATACGATAGAATTGCTCGAATCACATCAGTGGTTAGCGGAAGATGCTGTAATTTATACTGAAAATGAAGTTGAACAAGGAGTTCCTGTTGTTCCAACTAACTGGGTTCTGCATAGAGAGAAAGTTGCAGGCCAAGTATGTTATCGTCTTTACCATCGTCAATAA
- the ftsX gene encoding permease-like cell division protein FtsX, whose product MKAVNKLNKRLKKPGAPKQKKVSKQRALRGGWQEQLHYAWRGMLADMLRQPLATLLTVTVIAISLTLPSVCYIVWKNVDQAAKQWYPAPQLTVYLSKTLDDSAAENVTQQLKQLEGVQHVDYLSREESLSEFRNWSGFGGAMDMLEQNPLPAVAVVTPKLDFQNADTMNTLRDRITKMNGIDEVRMDDSWFARLSALTGLAGHVALMIGMLMVVAVFLVIGNSVRLSIFSRRDTINVQKLIGATDGFILRPFVYGGAMLGLSGAFLSLIFSEILVFRLESVVSHVASVFSASFDLSGFSWDEALLLLLVSAMIGWLAAWLATVQHLRRFTPD is encoded by the coding sequence ATGAAAGCGGTTAATAAGTTAAATAAGCGCCTGAAAAAACCGGGAGCACCTAAACAAAAGAAAGTCTCTAAGCAGCGAGCGTTACGTGGGGGATGGCAAGAGCAATTACATTACGCTTGGCGAGGAATGTTGGCCGATATGCTACGCCAGCCCTTAGCAACACTCTTAACCGTCACCGTTATTGCTATTTCATTAACGTTACCTAGCGTCTGCTATATCGTATGGAAAAACGTCGACCAAGCGGCTAAGCAGTGGTATCCCGCCCCCCAGCTAACGGTTTATCTCTCGAAAACGCTTGATGATAGCGCTGCCGAGAATGTCACTCAGCAACTTAAACAGCTGGAAGGTGTACAGCACGTTGATTATCTCTCTCGTGAGGAAAGTCTCAGCGAGTTTCGCAATTGGTCAGGTTTTGGCGGGGCCATGGATATGTTAGAGCAGAATCCCCTTCCTGCTGTAGCTGTCGTCACCCCTAAGCTCGATTTCCAAAATGCAGATACCATGAATACGCTGCGCGATCGTATCACCAAAATGAACGGTATCGATGAAGTACGTATGGATGATAGTTGGTTTGCTCGTCTCTCTGCGTTGACCGGATTAGCAGGGCATGTCGCCTTGATGATTGGTATGTTGATGGTCGTTGCAGTCTTCTTAGTGATCGGTAACAGTGTGAGATTAAGTATTTTCTCTCGTCGCGATACCATAAATGTTCAGAAACTCATTGGTGCTACGGACGGTTTTATCTTAAGACCTTTTGTATACGGTGGAGCAATGCTCGGGCTCAGTGGCGCGTTCCTTTCACTTATTTTCTCAGAGATATTAGTTTTTCGTTTAGAATCCGTCGTGTCACACGTTGCATCGGTCTTCAGTGCCTCATTTGATCTATCTGGCTTTTCATGGGATGAAGCGCTGCTACTATTATTGGTTTCAGCGATGATAGGCTGGTTGGCCGCGTGGTTAGCGACTGTGCAGCATTTACGCCGTTTTACACCGGATTAA
- the ugpA gene encoding sn-glycerol-3-phosphate ABC transporter permease UgpA, producing MATSPPTFKSSGLPYLLVMPQLVITCIFFLWPAAQALWSSLLTSDPFGFSSRFSGLLNFQNLFDDPYYLESFKTTFIFSGLVAGSGLVIALLLAALVNHVLRGKKCYQTLFLLPYAIAPAIAAVMWLFLFSPGPGIISHWLAHFGYQWNSAQNSQQALFLVVLASVWQQISYNFLFFFAALQSIPRSLIEAAALDGAGPIRRFVHIALPLMVPVSFFLLVVNIIYAFFDTFPVIDAITQGGPVQATTTLIYKIYREGFTGLDLGSSAAQSVILMAIVILLTVAQFRFIDRKVRYQ from the coding sequence ATGGCGACCTCACCCCCTACGTTTAAATCATCAGGGCTTCCCTATTTGTTGGTGATGCCACAGCTGGTGATTACCTGTATATTTTTCCTCTGGCCAGCGGCACAAGCGTTATGGTCATCACTCCTGACCAGCGATCCTTTCGGTTTTAGCAGCCGCTTTAGTGGTTTACTGAATTTCCAAAATCTGTTCGACGACCCTTATTATCTTGAGTCCTTTAAAACGACGTTTATCTTCAGTGGGCTTGTGGCCGGATCGGGGTTAGTCATTGCGTTATTATTGGCGGCATTGGTGAACCACGTATTGCGGGGGAAAAAATGTTATCAAACACTTTTTTTACTACCCTATGCCATAGCGCCCGCCATTGCTGCGGTGATGTGGCTATTCTTATTCAGTCCGGGACCAGGGATTATAAGTCATTGGTTAGCCCATTTCGGCTACCAGTGGAACAGTGCACAAAATAGCCAGCAGGCATTATTTTTAGTGGTCCTCGCATCGGTATGGCAACAGATAAGTTATAATTTCCTCTTCTTCTTTGCCGCGCTACAGTCTATTCCACGCTCTTTGATAGAGGCCGCAGCCTTAGATGGTGCTGGACCAATCCGACGCTTTGTCCATATAGCCTTACCGTTGATGGTACCCGTCTCGTTCTTTTTATTGGTCGTTAATATCATTTATGCCTTCTTCGATACCTTTCCAGTGATTGACGCTATCACTCAAGGAGGTCCTGTCCAAGCGACGACGACCTTAATTTATAAAATTTACCGGGAAGGATTTACGGGGTTAGATCTTGGCTCTTCTGCCGCGCAATCCGTCATTCTGATGGCAATAGTCATTTTATTGACTGTCGCCCAGTTTAGGTTTATCGACCGTAAGGTACGTTATCAATGA
- the ftsE gene encoding cell division ATP-binding protein FtsE produces MIRFEEVSKAYLGGRQALQGVDFHLRQGEMAFLTGHSGAGKSTLLKLICGIERPSAGQIWFSGHNITRLKNSEIPFLRRQIGMIFQDHHLLMDRTVYDNIAIPLIISGASEEDIRRRVSAALDKVGLLDKARNYPIQLSGGEQQRVGIARAVVNKPALLLADEPTGNLDHALSEDILRLFEEFNRVGVTVLMATHDISLIERRNYNVMNLNQGRLYRGEE; encoded by the coding sequence ATGATTCGCTTTGAAGAGGTCAGTAAAGCTTATTTAGGGGGGCGTCAGGCCCTTCAGGGCGTGGATTTTCATTTACGCCAAGGAGAAATGGCATTCCTTACCGGACATTCTGGTGCGGGAAAAAGCACACTACTGAAGCTGATTTGTGGAATCGAACGGCCCAGCGCTGGGCAAATATGGTTTAGTGGGCACAACATCACTCGTCTCAAAAATAGTGAAATCCCGTTTTTGCGTCGTCAAATCGGGATGATCTTTCAGGATCACCACCTGCTTATGGATCGGACGGTATACGATAATATCGCGATTCCACTTATCATTTCTGGGGCGAGCGAAGAAGATATACGACGCAGGGTCTCTGCCGCACTTGATAAAGTCGGTCTCTTGGATAAGGCGAGAAACTATCCGATTCAACTTTCTGGTGGTGAGCAACAGCGTGTTGGTATCGCTCGAGCGGTAGTAAACAAACCTGCGTTACTGCTTGCCGATGAGCCAACGGGTAACCTAGACCATGCGCTATCGGAAGATATTTTACGATTGTTCGAAGAATTTAACCGAGTAGGTGTGACGGTATTAATGGCGACGCACGATATTTCCCTTATCGAACGACGTAACTATAACGTGATGAATCTTAACCAAGGTCGGTTATACAGGGGCGAGGAATGA
- a CDS encoding 7-cyano-7-deazaguanine/7-aminomethyl-7-deazaguanine transporter: MDSFSEKQRKKLLLPLAIFHLIIITSSNYLVQLPVSVFGFTTTWGAFSFPFIFLATDLTVRIFGARLARKIIFSAMIPALLLSFIISSLFYQASWQGWQALFGLNTVVIRIAIASFVAYVLGQLLDITVFNRLRMAKQWWLAPVIAMFFGNLSDTFAFFSIAFMKSSDPFMAAHWVEIALVDYSYKLMICLIFFIPIYGLLLNTIIKRLLGDTHFYSLNADKG; the protein is encoded by the coding sequence ATGGATAGTTTCTCCGAAAAACAGCGTAAAAAGCTGTTATTACCCTTAGCTATTTTTCACCTTATTATCATCACTTCAAGCAATTACCTTGTTCAGCTTCCAGTAAGTGTGTTTGGGTTTACTACAACTTGGGGGGCATTTAGTTTTCCTTTCATTTTCCTTGCGACTGACCTTACAGTGAGAATATTCGGCGCGCGTTTAGCGCGAAAGATCATTTTCTCCGCGATGATCCCAGCATTGCTACTTTCGTTTATTATCTCTAGCCTTTTCTATCAAGCTTCATGGCAAGGTTGGCAAGCGCTCTTCGGTCTTAACACCGTCGTCATTCGAATTGCTATCGCAAGTTTTGTTGCTTATGTGTTGGGCCAGCTTTTAGATATTACAGTTTTCAATAGATTACGAATGGCCAAACAATGGTGGCTAGCACCAGTGATCGCAATGTTTTTTGGAAATCTTAGTGATACGTTCGCCTTTTTCTCAATTGCGTTTATGAAGAGTAGTGACCCCTTTATGGCTGCTCACTGGGTAGAAATCGCTCTGGTTGACTATAGTTATAAGCTAATGATCTGTCTTATTTTTTTTATTCCTATTTATGGTCTACTGTTAAATACCATTATCAAGCGACTGCTTGGCGATACCCACTTTTATTCCCTGAATGCGGATAAGGGATGA
- a CDS encoding DUF5862 family protein, which translates to MKEISLIQMTKVSGAGGLIDGDFTGAFWGALLGAIDGFGTGAAVGGKYGGAGGWLVGGIAQLVGLTASAVGAGIGGYLYGGILGYDKAQPYIASYRQM; encoded by the coding sequence ATGAAAGAAATATCACTAATACAGATGACTAAAGTCTCTGGAGCAGGTGGCCTGATTGATGGTGATTTTACAGGGGCTTTTTGGGGAGCCTTACTGGGTGCTATCGATGGTTTTGGAACAGGTGCAGCAGTGGGGGGTAAATATGGCGGTGCAGGTGGATGGTTAGTTGGAGGGATTGCTCAATTAGTCGGTTTGACGGCCTCTGCCGTCGGGGCAGGGATTGGTGGTTACCTTTATGGCGGTATTTTAGGTTATGATAAAGCGCAACCCTATATTGCTTCTTATCGTCAAATGTAA
- the ugpB gene encoding sn-glycerol-3-phosphate ABC transporter substrate-binding protein UgpB, which yields MLPTTIRHSLFALCFATFIPCANASVDIPFWHSMEGELGAEVDSLAQRFNQTHSQYHISPVYKGDYSQSLASGIAAIRAGHAPALLQVYEVGTATMMASHAIVPVWQLFQQTKVVLDEQQFVPSIVSYYSDAKTGHMVAAPFNSSTPILYFNKEAFKRAGLDPNKAPSTWQELEADAIALKKAGQACSYSSGWQGWIQLEEFSAWNGLPVATANNGFDSTDARLLFNGPLQVHHIEQLARMKKAGTFSYLGRTDEPTKAFYSGDCAMITASSGSLADIKHAAKFDYGVAPMPYQQGTPHAPQNAIIGGASLWVTKGQTPEVYQGVAEFLKFLTQPDIAAEWHQKTGYLPVTTAAYQLSQQQGFYRQNPAAETAIKQMLNKAPLPYTKGLRLGNMPQIRAIVDEELESVWTGKKTAKAALDSAVARGNQQLQRFHQQVN from the coding sequence ATGTTACCAACGACTATACGCCATTCTCTTTTTGCGCTGTGTTTCGCCACTTTTATCCCTTGCGCGAATGCCTCGGTAGACATTCCCTTCTGGCACTCGATGGAAGGAGAACTAGGGGCTGAGGTCGATAGCCTTGCGCAGCGATTTAACCAAACACACAGCCAGTACCACATTTCGCCAGTCTATAAAGGTGACTATTCACAAAGCTTGGCATCGGGCATAGCTGCTATTCGTGCCGGCCATGCGCCTGCCTTATTGCAAGTGTATGAAGTGGGTACCGCCACCATGATGGCTTCCCATGCTATCGTTCCTGTTTGGCAATTATTCCAACAAACCAAAGTCGTGTTAGATGAACAGCAATTTGTCCCCTCAATAGTCAGTTATTACTCTGACGCCAAAACAGGCCATATGGTTGCAGCGCCCTTCAATAGCTCGACCCCTATTTTATATTTCAACAAAGAGGCTTTTAAGCGTGCCGGACTCGATCCCAATAAAGCTCCTTCGACATGGCAAGAGCTTGAGGCTGATGCCATAGCATTAAAGAAAGCTGGACAAGCATGCAGCTACAGCAGTGGGTGGCAAGGCTGGATCCAGTTGGAAGAATTCAGTGCATGGAATGGGTTACCGGTTGCCACCGCGAATAATGGCTTCGATAGTACGGATGCGCGACTGCTCTTCAATGGACCTTTACAAGTGCATCATATCGAACAATTGGCCCGTATGAAGAAGGCTGGAACTTTTAGTTATCTCGGAAGAACGGATGAGCCGACGAAAGCATTTTATTCAGGAGACTGTGCCATGATCACGGCCTCTTCTGGCTCATTGGCTGATATTAAACATGCCGCGAAATTTGATTATGGTGTTGCGCCGATGCCTTACCAACAAGGAACGCCTCATGCCCCCCAAAACGCCATCATCGGCGGCGCGAGCTTATGGGTGACGAAAGGCCAAACCCCAGAGGTTTATCAAGGGGTAGCAGAATTTCTTAAGTTTTTGACCCAGCCCGATATCGCCGCAGAGTGGCACCAAAAAACCGGCTATTTACCGGTTACGACAGCGGCTTATCAACTTTCTCAACAGCAAGGGTTTTATCGCCAAAATCCAGCAGCAGAAACCGCTATTAAGCAGATGTTAAATAAAGCCCCCTTACCTTATACCAAGGGATTACGCCTAGGTAATATGCCGCAAATACGCGCAATCGTCGATGAAGAGTTAGAGTCTGTATGGACAGGTAAGAAAACCGCTAAAGCAGCTTTAGACAGTGCTGTTGCACGCGGTAACCAGCAATTACAGCGTTTTCATCAGCAAGTAAACTAA